The Nicotiana tomentosiformis chromosome 9, ASM39032v3, whole genome shotgun sequence genome contains the following window.
CTAACTGGTGTCATTTCTACCAACTTTACCCGTATTGGCATGTCTATTACGACCCAAGATTATTTTTGGACGGGTCGGATTAACCCATTAATCAACTCAATATTTGTCTAGACTTGACCCAAGTCCAACTCATATATTTGGCACTTTATGCGAGGTGTAATGTTTTTTAAAACTTTCTTCTCTTGCAAGTTACAGTAATTAATAAATCTATACTATAAAACTACAAACGTAGAAAAAACGATTGAGTTATCTTActgggaaatttatttcaagcTTGCTGGCAGGTTAGGGTTTAGTTTTACCCTTATTCTTAACTCATCGCTAATATCTACATTTAaagaaaaatagataaattgttttatttatttatttattttacttcaatttattATTTTTGACATCTTTTTGGGGggttctttttatttatttaatttagttTTTTCAATTCTCAAGGAAGATAAGTGAAGCAATGTGTAAAATTATTGAAGAATTAGCAGGTAAAGCCTCTTTGTGCTAGTTTCCtccttttaaaaaataaataaataaataaataaatattctgCTTACTGGTAATATTTTGTTATATCAGTTGCAGGTGTCTTGTTTACTGGAGTTGCTGCTTTCATAAACAATTTTGAGTGAGTTTTTACATTTTGCTAATTATAATTAAAATGTATTGGTAGTGCATATTTGAATCTACTTAGTTGGTTTCGAGTTAATTCAGttcattttattccttttatTTTTGGTAGATAAGAAAACGATAAAGTTGTTTTCATATGACATATAGGTTACGGATTCGAACCGTAGAATCAGTCATGAATATATACAGTGCGGGCCTTGTCCGGATCAATGCATGAGCTTCGTGCACCGGGCTATTCtttatttaagaaaatcaatCATAGAGCAATTTCAATTCACTTAGACATATTTTCTTTCAGATGGGgatcttttaaatttgaatataATATATGTCTCTTTCATACACAATTTTAACTAATTTTCGTTGTAAATTTAATTAACATGTTGACCTTATTTTGTTCTGATTTATTACAGTATGAGAAAGGCATATGATAAAACCATGGGAAGGGCTCATAGAGAGTATACCACGTAAGTTGGCATATAATatgtataatttaattttaattttacttTCTTCTATTGTGGTTGTTtacaaaaagttttaaaaaaaaatcaattctaTCAATTAAGctataatttaattaaaatatgtATGCAGGTGGATCAATGGTGAGGAAAAAGACTAGAGGAACACTGGCCAAGGACTAATACTGATTACCTTAATTCTAAGTAAATTAACGGGTTATGATTTGTATGTCGTAATGAACAACATAAAtaattcttcttttttcttattttcgtGAAAGATTTATATAATATCGATTTTAAATCTAGCTAGAGTTAAAGAATGCTGAAATTTgtttattttgtatttattttaaaattcttcACATATTTATGCTGTGACTCGGAAGCAATTGACCCTTTTATTTAagttactaacataataaataaatataaaagggAATAATAAACGTAAGTCCACTTTGGTAGACAAGTTCCAACATAACTACTACTCCTACTAGTATTGACCATATTCCACCCACTTTAATATAAATTACTCCCATCGTACTTTATGATGCCTTTTCTAATACTAGTGCTATTATTTCGTATAACAATTAACAAATATATTGTTTGTTCTGCTGTTTTACAATTCATAACTTTCAACTAATTATATAACTTCACTTATGaaataaagtattttaaaaaaaactgGGAAAGACAAGTCTAACAATACCTCAGGTATTGTGTATATTTAAAAAGATAGTTCAGTACAAAAAGTATTTTGCGTTCACGTAGTGTCTCGGAAAGAGCCGCACCTCAAGGAATCTGAACGTAGACGGTTTACCTTAATGCAAGCATTGTGACTATTTTCACGGTTTGaactcgtgacctataggtcacacagagACAATTTTAATTTATCATTGCTCCAAGTGCTCTCTTCCATTGTGTATATTTAAAACCATAGGAAAAATATATTGCTCGCTAGAACTTAAAGAGAAGTACTATGTGTATTATCTCTAAATAGTATTAAAGTGTGTATTATCTCTAAATAGTATTAAAATGTGTATTATCTCTAAATAGTATTAAAGTAATATGCAAAAGTTAACTTGCTAGGAGTTTAAATTCTACATTCTTGAAAGTACTATATATTTTATTCGTAAAGATGTGGCTATTAGTACTATAAAATAAATCAGTgtgcaaaaaaaaaatactagatGATTTTTTTTTCATCTATGCAAGCCTTGATATATAGAGTTATAGTTAAGGTATTACTGGTGGGAGATGACAGATATTCCGTGAAATTAGTCAAGATGTTGTTGGTGGGAGGTGACATGTATCTCGTAAAATTAGTCGAGGTAAGTGCTGTGAAACCACTGTTATAAAAATAGATAGAACTATAAAATAAATCTTCCCACCaataaacaaaaatatacaaGTAGCTAGAAGACTAGTTTTGACCAATTGAAGGAACTCTTCAAGTCAAAGTCCAAGGTACCATAACATTTGACCACATGTTAAATGTGAGTTTCATTTATTTTATGCTAAAATTCCTCCTCACCCTCTCAAACTCTGTCAAATATATAACCGTTAAACTAACTAAGTTTTAAAATTCCTGGCTAGTCATGGAAGAGTTCTTTCAAGTTCAATCTTCACAAGCCAATGGAGAGGTTTTGTGGTTTGAAAATGAAGCTTTTTTTGTAAATCAAAGTGCTTTTGTGAGTTTTAGAAACAAACCCATTGAAGGATTTGGAGTTTCTGGCTATGGAAATGTATCGGCGAATCATCGGAACATGAACAAGAGGATGATGGAGTTCTTGAAAAAGAGTTGGATTCCTAAAGTTGGAGAAGTGAAAATGGAAAAAGAGAAAGTGCATAAACATATGATTAAAGAGAGGATTAGAAGAGAAAAGCAAAAGCAAAGTTATTTGGCTTTGCATAAATTGCTCCCTATGGGAACCAAGGTTAGTACATTTCCATACATATATGTCATGGTTTGAGCTGTGGAAACGTAAGTAATGCTTGTATATCTTCATCGCATATTTGGGGTGCGGCTTTTTCTGGACTCTGCGTGAACACGTGATACTTTGTGCACCAAGTTGCCTTTTTAAATTTTAGTTCTATATTACATATATCTTGGtcccaatatttttcttcattttactCGAGCATCCAATATCTAATACTCTCTACCAAAGAAAACTCCATTCCGGTGCTCAAACCGACGACCTCTGTATAGTTCTACTTAGTAATTTTcgcaaaaaaaataaagaaagaaaaaatagtcATATATTTTTACCACTCTTTTCATTGCAATTTGATCAAAAAATTTGTTTGAGGTCAAGTTGACAAGTTCCCAGAGTTACATTGGActagattaattttttttttttacaaataattaGAATTTAGATATTCACAAACTAAATTATAACTGGTTCCTTTTCATTTAATGGAAAAATACATTTTAAAATATGATGAGCATGTTATGATTGCAGGGTGAGAAGAATGCTATAGTCCAAACAGCAGTAATGAGAATTCAAGAGCTGCAAAAATACAAGGAAAGTTTAAAGAAGAGAAATGATGAACTTCAGATGATTTTAGCAGAGGGTGAAAAGGAAGAATTTGAGAAGGCTAAAATCAAAGTAAAAGTTAATTATCCAATTTCTGGGGTAGATTCAATGCTAGAGGTTCTCAAGTGTTTGAAGAATTGTGGAACCAAAGCAAATGCCATGCAATCAAGTTTTTCTCAGCAAGAATTCTCCTCCATGCTAGAAATAGAAACTAAGGTAATTAGTGTACTTTTCTCCTTGTCACATGGAAGTATTGTTGTGTGTTAAGACCATTAATTTGAGTTATAGCTTAATAGATAAGTGTTTATCTTACATATTAGAGGAATAACGTTTGATTCTTGTCAAGTCTTATTGCAAATAACTTTTTAGTTGGAAGACATTGGCCCTTTTAGTGGAACTACATGGCTAGAATTCGAATTAATCTGATCAGTAAATTTTGGATAACAAATATTTAAAGGAAAAAATAACACCGACATAACTCAGTAGTTTTGGTCTTTTAAGACATCCACTTAATATGTATTAATAATTATCCAGAATCTAGTAAGTTATTTTTTCTAGAATTTAGAACTCATAAACTTAAAATTCTGACTCCGCCCCTGATGATATTCTCCTACTACGCGGGGGCTAGCTCCACCCACCcgccaaaaaagaaaagaagttagcTCTTGTTTCTTTTCCATATCTTTTTAAATGTTGGCTAAGATGTCTCTTTCATTGATTTAATCATGTGACTAATTATGGTCAATTTGTGATAGATTGGAGCAGCAGAGGTGGAAAAAACAGTGCAAAATACTCTATTTGAAACTGAAAGGAACTTTCGCGCACACCAGTTGCCAATGACTTGGTAACTTCAGCCACAGATTGATGCAACTTGTGATGTGAAAGAAAATTTTGATGTCTAAGGTTGACtagttcatatatatatatatacaaacaaAAACTTGTGATCTGGAAAAAGCACCTTCGTCTCttcttcctttcttttacctTTCAATCTTCTTGTCTATTGTATATCAATTCATTGATTACAGACTTTAACAGAGAAAGTTAGAGATATTTGTAActataaaaatttctcattaaggataaCATATATACAGTCAGACCTCGCTATATAACAACAATTcaatatgttataatatatgttctttaTAACATCATTTTGTTATAACAACCAAAATATCCAGAACAAacgatgttgttatagagagatcTGTATAAGATAAAGCAGAACTCTGAGAAATAAATAAACCAAAGAGCTAAACTTCCATTTCTAATTCCAGTCATATTAAGCCTTGTTACTAATATTCGTCGAGTAGACCATCTAGCAATTTATTCAGTACCACAAGTGCAACTTTGCAAATGAATTGGGAAagattcttctctttttctttcctttccttttcttttgtttgATCTTCCTCGTCAAGCCATTCTAGGTTAAATAAACTGCTGAAATATTAGCAGCAATAAATCAAGCCTCGAGCATCATAATAGAGTATTCTGTCACTCATAAGCTGCAAGGAGATTTGGATTTAACATCAAGATAGACATATTTACAGCACTCAATGCACATATTTCGGTTACTTCGACTATATTATCACATATTTACAGCACTCAACTGCACATATTTCAGTTACTTCGACTATATTACTTGTCCAAATTTCAGGGACATCATTGGGATGGGCTCATACTCCTCAAATGAAGCAGTCGAGGTTGCAAGtcaaatatgaagatattcatgACAAAAATGCCGAATCCATTTTGATGTTTCAGGAAAACACTAGTCTTACAAACTAAACAGTAACACTTGGTCTCACATCAAAATTGTTGTAAGAAATAGCTCAGCCAAGGCTAGAACAGAGGCAAAAGTAGACATTGGCGCCCAAATCACTTGAGTTGTATGAACCTTGACAAATGAGTAGCACCAATACCAGATTTACCGAGCTTGACAGGATTATATGAGATAGAGAACTCAGCCAAGATCACTTGAGTGGTATAAACCTTGACGAGTGAGTAGCACCAATACCAGGTCTACCGTGCTTGACAGGCTTATATGAGATAGAAAACTCGGCCAGATAGTGGCCAATCATTTCAGGCTTGACTTCAATCTGATTGAAAGTCTTTCCATTATAAATTCCAATAACACTTCCAATCATTTCAGGAACGATAATCATGTTCCTCAGGTGAGTCTTGACAGGCTCTGGCTTTTCACCTGGTGGAGCCTCAAGTTTCTGCATAAAGATGCTGCTATGAGTAGGTGCAGGTGAAAGAATAAAGGCAATAAGAATACCTGCTGAGAGGAAACAAAGGCATCAACAAAAAGGTTGGCTCCAAGTTACATTTCAAGTAACTTGGAGCAGCATACTAGACACTGAATCCTCTAAAACCTACTAATACACGCTATCACTCATGGGTAATGAGTGTGCACACCTTAGTGCTTTGCCTACACTACTTAAGCGCAGCTTAAGCGAGGCCTTAAATGGCAATCATCAAAAAACACAGTACAACATTGGATATAAAAGCTCATGTTTGCCCACAACAAGACAATCTTTGTCTACATAAGCAATCAATCATAACACTAACAAACGTAGGTCAGGTTTTCAATAAAAAGATTGTTGGCTGCCTTTCATCCTAGTCACGTTATGCTCAACTCAGTTAACAGTCAACAGAGTTCAGAGCTAAGTTAGCTATTCCACTAATAAAGTCGGGCGATTGAAGTTAATATCGCACACCTACAATGCCTCAAATCCTAAACTTGAAACAAGAGATGAGATgaagaataataagatattttaacGCTTTAACCAGTAAGGCTGATGAAGATCTAAACTAAATTGTTTAGTAAATTCAACATTGTATCATTTCACCTTGAGTAAAGCATTCATCATACACTTAGAAGACCAAAATGTGAAATTTAACTTTCATTAACTACGCAGCTCAAACTTGGTGCTATAGGGGTCTTTGGGATGGGTACCAAAATTGATAAAATCAAATAACATGTAAACGGGCAAGATTGGAACAAGAACTAAAAAAACGCATGAATCATCTTACAATATATAAGCAAAAACCTTATCTTCACAACCTATGATGTTCATATAGGGTGTCAGTGTGCAGTGTGTCACTCAAGTGGTATAAAATATACCGACCCTCTGACAGATCAACCAAAGTACGCAATGTGTCGTGACCATTGTCAATTTGCTATAATGACCACAAATAGACTGTTCAGCATTGTAAAAGATGCCTCTCATAAAATACAAGTCATATAGCAAATGTTACAGAATCAATAGCGACCACAAGGCAAATAGAATATGGTTAACAGACTGATGCATCCATCACTTGAAAAACTGATGATGCTTTTTTATTAAAAAGAGCCAATGATAGCAAGGGGATAAAAAATGTAAAAGCAGAAAAATTGCATACCGCCTTTCGCAGCTTCTTGATCAGTGCCATCGGCTTCCTCTTCAAACCTCTCTGAAACCTGCAATAAATCAGCTGTAGCAAATCAGATCAGAAGTTCTAACAAAAACTGTCACAGATCCAACAGAGATATGTTCAGCATTGATATACAATTGTTTAACATGTATCAATGCAATTTTATGTCTAAGGACGAATTACTGTATGATCCAACCAAAGGTAATTAACTAAGTGTAAGTAGCGTGCTAAGTACTGCATTAAAATATAGCTTCAATCCATAAACCATACTGTACTCTCTTAGTCTCTTTATCCCATTTATATAACACCTTTACATTTCAAGATTCAATAAATTATTCCTTAAACCACGATTTTCTCAAACGTTTATGAAAGACTTTAAATTGCAAGGAAAAGCATTTTGTAATACCTTTTATCTAGTTTCCTAAATGTTTTTTTGGTCAAGTACTCTTTATAACTAAACTGAAAATTATTACTAGCTTAAAACGTCAATGATAAATCCATTAAACAAATAAACTCACTATCTTTAAATATTCTTAACATTtttaaaatgctattaattgtatAAATAACATTTTATAGTACTTTACTTTCATATAATAATCGAACTGTAAATCAAACACAGATTTGACATGTAGTATTTATAAATAAAACGAAAATTATAAAGGAAGATGAAATGAATTGATTAAAGAAAAAAATGGCAGAAAAAAAAACCTTCTACGAGGACGAGCATTGAAGAGCTTAACGAGCTCATCAGTGGACATATCGAGAAGAGCATCGAGATCCACGCCTCTGTAGCTAAACTTCTTAAACGTTCTCTTCTTTGGTTGTCCACTCGTCACATCGGCTTCAACGTCCGCCTGTTGAAACACAACACAACAAAAAACAAAGCAAAATTGAGAGGAAAGGAAAGGAAAACATCATAATAGGCATTGAGATAGCGAAATATGTAAAATTTTGAGGCGGCGGAGATCGTTACCATGGTTGTAGAGATGGAAATCAGCGACTTTCGTGGGCGGCGGAGATGGGGTCTGTAGGGGAATAGGGTTTTTTTGTGGGAGTAGGAAGAAGATTTGAACTAGGTTTATGGGTTTTGTGCTAAATGGTCTGTTTGATGGGTCTGGGCCTGAGACACTCGTCCAACATCAATGGCGCAAGTGCACGTATACCCAATTCTTAGTAATGCTATTAAGAGATTAGTCGATATTTATTTTATGCAGAAATTATGTAGAAATGACATCAGTTAGCCACTCTAAAGGATAATTATTTAAGAATTAtctaatacaacaacaataacaatccagtataatctcactagtagggtctgggagggtagtgtgtatgcagaccttacccctaacatgagatagagagactgtttccaatagaaactcggcatccttccctccaagaactccccaccttactcttggggtgactcgaactaacaacctcttagttggaagtggaggttgcttaccatcagagcaacctcTCTTGTCAACTAAGAATTAGCTAATGCATCatgaatttcagtttttcagtATAAATTTTCAAGACAAAAATGTCCTAAGTTGtcctgaaattaagatttttagaTTAAAACTTTATGACAGAGTAAGTATTGGAtaatctctaaatagcatcccTGAGAATGGCTATTTGTGCATGACACCAGGTAACCACTCTAAAGGATAGTTATTTAAGAATTAGTCAATGCGtcctgaattttaatttttcagtTCAAATTTTGAGGACAAAAATATTATGAGTTGTCCtcaagttaagatttttagtttaaaattttagaATAAAATAAGTACTGGCTAATCTCTAAATAACATCCCCGAGTGGCTATTTGTGCACTTGCCccttattttgtcctgaaatttaaactaaaattttaatttcagGACAACTCAGGATATTTTTATCCAGAAAAATTAAACTGAAACTCATGACGCATTGGTTAATTCCTAAATAGCACCCATTTAGAGTAGCTACCCCGTGTTATTTCTACAACAAATCAATGGAAAAAGATTGTggaatctttacacaaatagtctACCGAATTTATAGTTTtattttttctagccatatattgATTTTACGCGATTATATACATATAGTTAGACTTCTTTATAGTAATAACTATCATGTAAAACAACATTCACTTTAACGATTAAGATTTCTTGGGAATCgtttttcatgttatgttatattTTATGTTCTCTATAATAGCAGTttgctacaacactcaaaaaaaATTCGGACAAATGAGTTCATTATAGAGATGTACGATTGTATTATGCATAGATTAAAAAGTTGATTCAAAATTTGAACCTAATGGCTTCCTAGCGATCTCtaattaatatacaataataaccaCGTAAAAGAACATAAATGATTTGGACAAAAGTGATACTTTCAGCTAGTAAATTTTATTTGGCTGGTATGTATATAAAAGGAAAAGGAAACAAAAGAGTGTCTGCTGGTGTTGTTTTGAGGGGGAAAACAAAAGTGAAGTTAAAAAGTGCACAATGAGATTCCAACCCTCTTAATTATACAGGAACATAGCTTACTGGATTTTAGTTTTTCCTTTGCCACTTAACCAACAATTGATTTTAGTTTTCAATACTAATATATGGTCGGAGTAATAAATATATTAAGttttagaaaaattactatttttaGTAAGTTGTGAACGATTATTTAGATTAATTCTTAAAATATTGCTACTTGACGCCCAATTGAAATCAAGTCAGTATTACTATACCTAAAGTTTATACGTTAAGAGGTTTTGCAGGAGATTTACAAAGAGCATTTTCAGATTTTCCAAATCTCTTTTCTAATCAAATACCATATGACCAATTTTTTCATTTTTGTAAAGCATCTTCGTCAACCGCATTTTGCACGTAATTACACTTTTAATGGAGTTTTTTTAGAAGGTTTCAATGATTAAACTTTTATTGATTAACATGTCATACAAACAATCCTATTGAAATGtcaatccaaaattcatttaccaattgggtattcattttatttttctgaTATTAAATTAAAGTTCCGTATAATTGATTAATTAAGTGAAGTAGTAACAGTTGAAGTAACAATATTAAAAAAGAGTTTTGTCTcactaaaaaagaaaaatacgAACATTGTTCTTCATATCTTAAAAAAACATATTTGTTACTATTCAAACTTATATGACAATGAGCACAAGTCATACTCCTAAAACAAACCCTAACACAAGATAACAATCCtaaaaaacaacaccaaaaaaattaaaattgataacacgagattaaaaaaaaaatgtacAGTGAGTCAACACCCATTTAAcctaaaatgactaaaatacccCTAACACCTTTCATTTCTTTGCTTTCTTAGCCGGTGACTTAATACTCTTCGGCTTCTTCACAACCTTCTTCGCCGGAGTTTTCTTCACTTTAGCAACCGCCGGTTTCTTCAccggagttttcttcactctagCAACCGCCGGTTTCTTCACCGGAGTTTTCTTCAGTTTCGCCGGAACAACAACAACCGTCTTCTTAGCTTTCTTCGCCGGCGCTGCTGCTTTGGCCTTCTTCACCACAACCTTCTTCGGAGCCACAGCTTTAGTCTTCGCAGCTCCGGCAGCGACGGCGGTCTTCTTTGGTTTCGCCGGAGCAGCTGGCTTAGCGGCGGCTGGGGCCAGCTTGAAAGAGCCCTTGATTTTTGTGAGTTTGCCGGAAGCAACAAGCTTCTTCAACTGAACTAAAAGCAATTTCCTGAAATTGGAAGGCAAATCCTTTTGCTTTTCCTCAATGAATTTCGCTATCGCCACTTGACTTGAACCAGTTCTCTCCTTTAACGCCACTATCGCTTCTGATATCATCTGTAAATTAAAAAACAGATTTAATTAACTGTTTAATTACAGTTCtcctatataaaaaaaaaaaaacaaaaaccgGTTATAAAATTACCTCAGCATAAGGTGGATGAGATCTGGGTTTCTTTGGGGCAGAAGTTTTCTTTGCAGCTGTAGACGCCATTGTAGTCTGTAGAACAAACAGAGTTTAATTTACGAAAATTGAATGCTATGTGCTAATTGCAACGAGAGAATGATGAATTTTGCTGAAAACATCGAATGCAAtataaaggaaaatggagagatcTTATTGGTTTAAAAAAGAATGACGCGGATCGATATATGAATGAGGAAATATGAGCGGTTGGATTATTAAATTAATCAACGGTTGAGATGAGCTCTGAGGTCTGTCACGCGGATCGAAAGAAATTTGcctctttttgtttttttactttttatccCCACGAAAGAAGTAGGAGGTTTTGGTGTGTTGTTTGAAAAGGAATTGGAggttaaatattttgaattattgtttttttattttgatgAGGTTTGaatctttattttaaaaaaaggacTTAATTTACGTTTCTGTCAATTATTTATACTAGTCTTAGGCCCCGTTTGTCcataaaagaatttttttttaaaacaaattccaaaaatatatttatccataaaaaattagaagtttttgaaaaattttcgaaaattatTTTCAGAATTTTCATAAAACTGCaacattttttcaagtgaaatgcatgttcaaccataatttaaaatttcaaataccatttttcaacttaactccaaatactacttttttaaaaaaatatatataatttttatgtccaaacgcctacttagtGTACCCACTTTGTGCGTGTTCCTGATATTAATAAGAATAAGCTTTTATAACTAACATAAATATGATTCAAAAGATGTGTTTGtactataatattaaaattaaaaacatTACAACTTTCAAaatgataaatattaattatgtTTAGGAGTTTGATCTACTCTAGTGATTCTTCCTTCAATTTATTATAGTACTTGTTTCATTATACAATAGTGTTAATAGAATGCGTTTGATTAGAAGGTTAAAAAACCATTCAACATTACATGAATACTTGGGTATGTGTATTGCGTGTATATTCCATGTTACTTATTATAAATTTTGGGTCTAATATTTTTTCAAcaattgaaaattatttaatcATATTGTCAAGATCCAAAACCAACTTATCGTGATGACGCATATCATagtattaggcaagccaactaatcagacatttccaacactttaaaGCTTTGAAACATATTAAAAcagtttaatttaaagaaaatctttTAAAACAAGATAGGGAGTCATCTCAATACATAATCTCTCCCAAAATTGgagtgtcaccgagtacatgagcatctacataaagATATAGTCTGGTACACCATCTAGAGATCTAAACAGAAACATAAAATGAAAGATTAGGGAGGAGATATGAGGAATACGACATCtctatctacatgccaatgtacatgttgTATGAAATGTACCACACTAGaagcctcgtgtactcacactctcagaatactcaatcactcagtattgtatggccaatccagcccacggAAGATCTATCATAGACCAACCTGCTATAGTAATTTCATAAACACCTAGCGAAGATATGGCAAACAAATAAAgtaaccctatatatatatatatatatatatatatatatatatatatatatatatatatatatatatcgactgacagtcagtcactcaatattgtataaggccaatccagacCAGGAAAAAAtacatccctaaatataaatgattcgggcatgATCCATGCCGAGGGAAGATCCGTCCCTTAAtataaatcaactgcgctcacggtgggtgtgcagactccggatgggctccttcagcccaagcgctataataagccacaTCCAggcataataaataaaatataatgcGGTGTACAGTCTGATCCCATAATGTCACTCACAAGcaggccctctgcctcactcaatcatcaatctctctagtctatCGGGTTCGCAGTACTCATACTAAGCAAccctaatcaatgatacgagatgtgacaatGTGCAATAACAAAGACTGATTTCTAGCATAATatacctaaacatgatttttagcatAAATTATAGCTCAAATGCTCTAACACATGGAGTATGATAAAAACATACAGTTAAGGCAGCTACAAAATTCCATGAATTCGAC
Protein-coding sequences here:
- the LOC104107759 gene encoding transcription factor bHLH92 isoform X2 is translated as MEEFFQVQSSQANGEVLWFENEAFFVNQSAFVSFRNKPIEGFGVSGYGNVSANHRNMNKRMMEFLKKSWIPKVGEVKMEKEKVHKHMIKERIRREKQKQSYLALHKLLPMGTKGEKNAIVQTAVMRIQELQKYKESLKKRNDELQMILAEGEKEEFEKAKIKVKVNYPISGVDSMLEVLKCLKNCGTKANAMQSSFSQQEFSSMLEIETKVINH
- the LOC104107759 gene encoding transcription factor bHLH92 isoform X1, producing the protein MEEFFQVQSSQANGEVLWFENEAFFVNQSAFVSFRNKPIEGFGVSGYGNVSANHRNMNKRMMEFLKKSWIPKVGEVKMEKEKVHKHMIKERIRREKQKQSYLALHKLLPMGTKGEKNAIVQTAVMRIQELQKYKESLKKRNDELQMILAEGEKEEFEKAKIKVKVNYPISGVDSMLEVLKCLKNCGTKANAMQSSFSQQEFSSMLEIETKIGAAEVEKTVQNTLFETERNFRAHQLPMTW
- the LOC104107758 gene encoding small ribosomal subunit protein uS19, with protein sequence MADVEADVTSGQPKKRTFKKFSYRGVDLDALLDMSTDELVKLFNARPRRRFQRGLKRKPMALIKKLRKAKLEAPPGEKPEPVKTHLRNMIIVPEMIGSVIGIYNGKTFNQIEVKPEMIGHYLAEFSISYKPVKHGRPGIGATHSSRFIPLK
- the LOC104107757 gene encoding histone H1-like, whose protein sequence is MASTAAKKTSAPKKPRSHPPYAEMISEAIVALKERTGSSQVAIAKFIEEKQKDLPSNFRKLLLVQLKKLVASGKLTKIKGSFKLAPAAAKPAAPAKPKKTAVAAGAAKTKAVAPKKVVVKKAKAAAPAKKAKKTVVVVPAKLKKTPVKKPAVARVKKTPVKKPAVAKVKKTPAKKVVKKPKSIKSPAKKAKK